A genomic segment from Streptomyces sp. NBC_01233 encodes:
- a CDS encoding ISAs1 family transposase yields MPASLDQLATASSLSVEECPGLLTCLATVTDPRDPRGRLHPLVGVLAICAAAVLTGATSLLAISEWAADASQSVLARLGARCDPFTGQHHAPGEATIRRVLAQVDGDVLDRAVGSWLSARCPQPSERLLRAIAVDGKSLRGAARAHDRKIHLLAAVDHATSAVLGQVDVETKTNEITCFQPLLDAIDLTGAVVTSDAMHTQREHAEYLGGRGAHYIVIVKGNQKKLRKQMKSLPWKQIPLQNRTVGTGHGRSEIRRIKVCTVAGLLFPGAAQAIELKRRRVNRKTGKVSTKTVYAVTSLTAEQANPAQLASLIRGHWSVEALHHVRDTTFAEDASQLRTGNAPRAMATWRNLAIGALRLAGLRSIATALRGNARDATRPLRILAIP; encoded by the coding sequence ATGCCCGCCTCGCTTGACCAACTCGCCACCGCATCGTCTCTGTCGGTTGAGGAGTGCCCGGGCCTGTTGACCTGCCTTGCGACGGTGACGGACCCCCGTGACCCACGGGGCCGGCTTCACCCCCTGGTCGGCGTGCTCGCCATCTGCGCCGCTGCGGTCCTGACCGGCGCGACCTCTCTGCTGGCGATCAGTGAGTGGGCGGCTGACGCCTCGCAGTCGGTCCTGGCCCGGCTCGGTGCCCGCTGCGACCCCTTCACCGGCCAACACCACGCCCCTGGTGAGGCCACCATCCGCCGGGTACTCGCCCAGGTCGACGGTGACGTACTCGACCGAGCCGTCGGCAGCTGGCTGTCCGCCCGATGCCCGCAACCCAGCGAGCGGTTGCTGCGGGCGATCGCGGTGGACGGCAAATCCCTGCGCGGCGCCGCCCGCGCGCACGACCGGAAGATCCACCTGCTGGCGGCCGTCGACCACGCCACTTCCGCCGTCCTGGGCCAGGTCGACGTTGAGACAAAGACGAATGAAATCACCTGCTTCCAGCCACTACTGGATGCCATCGACCTGACCGGAGCGGTCGTGACCAGCGACGCGATGCATACCCAACGCGAGCACGCCGAGTACCTGGGAGGCCGGGGCGCCCACTACATCGTCATCGTCAAGGGAAACCAGAAGAAGCTCCGCAAGCAGATGAAGTCCCTTCCCTGGAAGCAGATCCCACTCCAGAACCGCACCGTCGGGACCGGCCACGGCCGCAGCGAGATCCGCCGGATCAAGGTCTGCACTGTCGCCGGCCTGCTCTTCCCCGGCGCCGCCCAGGCCATCGAACTCAAGCGGCGCCGAGTCAACCGCAAGACCGGCAAGGTCAGCACCAAGACCGTGTACGCGGTCACCAGCCTGACCGCCGAGCAGGCCAATCCGGCCCAGCTCGCGTCCTTGATCCGCGGCCACTGGTCGGTAGAGGCGCTCCATCACGTGAGGGACACGACCTTTGCCGAGGACGCCTCACAGCTGCGGACCGGCAACGCGCCCCGCGCCATGGCCACCTGGCGCAACCTCGCCATCGGAGCCCTTCGCCTGGCCGGTCTCCGCAGCATCGCCACAGCTCTCAGAGGAAACGCCCGCGACGCCACCCGGCCCCTGCGAATCCTGGCCATTCCGTGA
- a CDS encoding glycoside hydrolase domain-containing protein produces MPWGLRAHTLAEGDSGTWVQLFSAACVANGPSNTSGDIASFSYQFGPKLASWVKKFQSFSAIAESGKADFDTWAQLLVAYGNPDRAVDCCDTRFTITPSRAKALHAAGYRAVGRYLDEPAGSTLNKEIQPGELDAIFSAGLRVIPLWQYDARKLADFTYANGYSHGRKAHERAEGYGFNRSTVIYFAVDYDATQAEMDKIVDYFIGVNDALKSNGSKYITGVYGSRNVCASVAGGAFVPYAYVSGMSYGFSGNLGFPLPQNWAFNQIKEFNFSAGSDTFALDRVSHRPGADFGQNSVNQSGSSSVDQFIAYVQKVYDAAVAYGKGNANELCLQFMRWEKYTDSRWVKLFGDVDNAFIQFCVDRGLGRARDQEYLDPSMGVTISPDHLIASAAGYFLKGNAGVGKANRAELASWGGDLLTFYGEWSRSDNASPLDFCRRTLARPDVASTFSLSDLIEDIDGFTVAMKLKAGGTDIVTELRKILLGGGHKTRFSDFKAARFGNTTDGVKKSAKAFLEDDISDTLLSTTRAVLIDRNCPIHKKPWLESDSVMDEFYRGFAEVLQRLIDQQ; encoded by the coding sequence ATGCCCTGGGGCCTGCGGGCCCACACGCTCGCCGAAGGCGACTCCGGGACCTGGGTGCAGCTGTTCTCCGCCGCCTGCGTGGCGAACGGTCCCTCGAACACGAGTGGCGACATCGCCAGCTTCAGCTATCAGTTCGGCCCGAAGCTCGCGAGCTGGGTGAAGAAGTTCCAGAGCTTCTCCGCGATCGCTGAGTCGGGTAAGGCCGACTTCGACACCTGGGCGCAGTTGCTGGTCGCCTATGGCAACCCCGACCGGGCGGTCGACTGTTGTGACACCCGCTTCACCATCACTCCCTCCCGGGCGAAGGCGCTCCATGCTGCCGGCTACCGCGCCGTAGGACGCTACCTCGACGAGCCGGCCGGGAGCACCCTGAACAAGGAGATACAGCCCGGAGAACTGGACGCGATCTTCTCCGCCGGTCTGAGGGTCATCCCGCTGTGGCAGTACGACGCGCGGAAGCTCGCGGATTTCACGTACGCCAACGGCTACTCGCACGGGCGCAAGGCGCACGAACGGGCCGAAGGCTATGGATTCAACCGGAGCACGGTGATCTACTTCGCGGTCGACTATGACGCCACGCAAGCGGAGATGGACAAGATCGTCGACTACTTCATCGGCGTGAACGACGCCCTGAAGAGCAACGGCAGCAAGTACATCACCGGCGTGTACGGTTCGCGGAACGTGTGCGCCAGCGTGGCCGGAGGCGCCTTCGTACCGTACGCGTACGTCTCGGGCATGTCCTATGGATTCTCCGGCAACCTCGGATTCCCCCTCCCGCAGAACTGGGCGTTCAACCAGATCAAGGAGTTCAACTTCTCCGCGGGTTCGGACACCTTCGCGCTGGACCGGGTGTCGCACCGCCCCGGCGCGGACTTCGGGCAGAACTCGGTCAACCAGTCGGGAAGTTCATCGGTCGACCAGTTCATCGCGTATGTCCAGAAGGTGTACGATGCCGCCGTCGCGTACGGAAAGGGCAACGCGAACGAACTGTGCCTGCAGTTCATGCGCTGGGAGAAGTACACGGACTCCCGCTGGGTCAAGCTGTTCGGTGATGTGGACAACGCGTTCATCCAATTCTGCGTAGACCGGGGACTTGGCCGCGCGAGGGATCAGGAGTACCTCGACCCGTCGATGGGTGTCACCATCAGCCCGGACCATCTGATCGCCAGTGCCGCGGGTTATTTCCTCAAGGGGAATGCCGGAGTCGGTAAGGCGAATCGTGCCGAACTCGCCAGTTGGGGCGGGGACCTGCTCACGTTCTACGGGGAGTGGAGCCGTTCGGACAACGCATCCCCGCTGGACTTCTGTCGCAGGACACTGGCCAGGCCCGACGTCGCGTCCACGTTCTCGCTCAGCGACCTGATCGAGGACATCGACGGGTTCACGGTCGCGATGAAGCTGAAGGCCGGCGGCACGGACATCGTCACCGAACTCAGGAAGATCCTGCTCGGTGGGGGACACAAGACGCGTTTCAGTGACTTCAAGGCGGCCAGGTTCGGCAACACCACCGACGGCGTCAAGAAGTCGGCGAAGGCGTTTCTCGAGGACGACATCAGTGACACTCTGCTGTCAACTACGCGTGCAGTGCTGATCGACCGGAACTGCCCGATCCACAAGAAGCCCTGGCTCGAGTCCGACTCCGTGATGGACGAGTTCTACCGGGGATTCGCCGAAGTTCTGCAGCGTCTCATCGACCAGCAGTGA